From a region of the Phragmitibacter flavus genome:
- the proS gene encoding proline--tRNA ligase, with the protein MSTAAISPTRAEDFPEWYQQVVRAADLAENSEVRGCMVIKPWGYGLWENMQKQLDIKFKATGHQNAYFPLLIPLSYLEKEAQHAEGFATECAVVTHHRLEAVKQADGTVKMIPTGELAEPFVIRPTSETIIGAAFARWVESYRDLPLLINQWANVMRWEMRPRLFLRTAEFLWQEGHTAHETAEEAIAEAALMHDVYEDFMRNHLAIPVIPGEKSERERFPGALNTLTVEAMVQDRKAIQAGTSHFLGQNFSKAANIEFLGRDNQRHFAWTTSWGVSTRMIGTLIMTHGDDDGVILPPRISPTQIVILPVTPKPDSREAVIDACDALAKTLRTIQYMGEPLRVHVDKRDMAGGAKNWDWIKKGVPLRVEIGPRDITNRSVAVARRDKGPKEKEFIGKEEFIRRADDILDEIQSVLLQRATALRDSNTKKIDNEADFRAFFGTSGDNESKGEISGGFALVNWAGTSEDEERLQKELKVTIRCIPKGDQYAEEGACFLTGKPSHRRVIFAKSY; encoded by the coding sequence ATGAGCACTGCTGCCATCTCCCCTACTCGCGCTGAAGACTTCCCTGAATGGTATCAACAAGTGGTCCGGGCGGCCGATTTGGCGGAGAACTCCGAAGTTCGCGGGTGCATGGTCATCAAACCCTGGGGCTACGGGCTCTGGGAGAACATGCAGAAGCAGCTCGACATCAAATTTAAGGCCACCGGGCATCAAAATGCCTATTTTCCCCTGCTGATTCCGCTCAGCTACCTCGAAAAAGAAGCCCAGCATGCGGAAGGATTTGCTACGGAATGCGCAGTGGTCACCCATCACCGGCTTGAAGCGGTGAAACAGGCGGATGGCACGGTCAAAATGATCCCCACAGGCGAATTGGCGGAACCTTTTGTCATCCGGCCCACCTCCGAGACCATCATCGGCGCGGCGTTTGCCCGCTGGGTGGAGAGCTATCGTGATCTCCCCCTGCTCATCAATCAATGGGCGAATGTGATGCGCTGGGAGATGCGTCCCCGTCTGTTTCTGCGGACCGCCGAGTTTCTCTGGCAGGAAGGGCATACCGCTCACGAAACAGCGGAAGAGGCAATCGCTGAAGCGGCTCTGATGCACGACGTCTACGAAGATTTCATGCGCAATCACCTCGCCATCCCGGTCATTCCTGGCGAAAAAAGCGAGCGCGAACGCTTTCCAGGCGCCTTGAACACGCTGACCGTCGAAGCCATGGTCCAGGACCGGAAGGCGATCCAAGCGGGGACTTCGCATTTTCTGGGGCAAAACTTCTCAAAAGCCGCCAACATTGAGTTCCTCGGACGCGACAACCAACGCCATTTTGCCTGGACCACCAGCTGGGGAGTCAGCACGCGCATGATCGGCACGTTGATCATGACCCACGGCGATGACGACGGTGTTATTTTGCCCCCACGTATCTCTCCTACGCAAATCGTGATCCTTCCGGTGACGCCAAAGCCTGACAGCCGCGAAGCCGTCATCGACGCCTGCGACGCGCTCGCCAAGACCTTGCGCACCATTCAATACATGGGCGAGCCCCTTCGGGTCCACGTTGACAAGCGCGACATGGCTGGCGGTGCCAAAAATTGGGATTGGATCAAAAAAGGCGTGCCTCTTCGCGTCGAGATTGGTCCACGCGACATCACCAACCGCAGCGTTGCCGTGGCACGTCGCGACAAAGGACCCAAGGAAAAAGAATTCATCGGCAAGGAAGAATTCATTCGCCGCGCCGACGACATTTTGGATGAAATCCAGAGCGTCCTCCTGCAACGCGCGACCGCGCTTCGCGACTCCAACACCAAAAAGATCGACAACGAAGCCGATTTTCGCGCGTTTTTCGGCACCTCAGGGGACAACGAAAGCAAAGGAGAGATCAGCGGCGGATTTGCCCTGGTCAACTGGGCCGGAACCAGCGAGGACGAGGAGCGCCTTCAAAAAGAGCTCAAAGTCACCATCCGATGCATTCCGAAAGGGGATCAATACGCCGAAGAAGGTGCCTGCTTTCTCACGGGAAAACCCAGCCATCGCCGCGTCATCTTCGCGAAAAGTTACTGA
- the thiE gene encoding thiamine phosphate synthase has protein sequence MKSISECRLYGIVDAGYVRLEDMVMMGRKLVEGGVDVLQLRAKGVELADVERIGGELLKVTRDGGVPLVINDHPSVAASVGSDGVHVGQEDGDLAEVRRVVGGNCFVGRSTHSVAQARAAMEEKADYIGFGPLYATGTKPDYVPIGLGDIAEVEGFAEVPVFCIGGVNLQTLPEVLAAGARRVVIVSALLQAEDVGRAVKQVNEALRQS, from the coding sequence ATGAAATCCATTTCGGAATGTCGGCTTTATGGGATTGTGGACGCAGGTTATGTGCGCTTGGAGGACATGGTGATGATGGGGCGGAAGTTGGTCGAAGGCGGGGTGGATGTTTTACAGCTTCGTGCCAAGGGGGTTGAACTCGCTGACGTAGAACGGATTGGGGGGGAGTTGCTGAAGGTGACGCGCGATGGTGGGGTGCCTTTGGTGATCAACGATCATCCTTCCGTGGCAGCCTCGGTAGGCAGTGACGGGGTTCATGTGGGTCAGGAGGATGGGGATCTGGCCGAGGTGCGCCGCGTGGTGGGGGGGAATTGTTTTGTGGGAAGGTCGACGCACAGCGTGGCTCAGGCAAGGGCGGCGATGGAGGAAAAAGCGGACTACATTGGCTTTGGACCCCTGTATGCCACGGGAACCAAACCTGATTATGTGCCGATTGGCCTTGGCGACATCGCCGAAGTGGAGGGTTTTGCCGAGGTGCCGGTGTTTTGTATTGGTGGGGTGAATTTGCAGACGCTGCCCGAGGTGCTGGCAGCGGGGGCCAGGCGGGTGGTGATTGTGTCCGCGTTGTTACAGGCGGAAGATGTGGGTCGGGCGGTGAAGCAGGTGAACGAAGCGTTGCGTCAGTCTTGA
- a CDS encoding nucleotidyltransferase family protein, translated as MSEPTLLILAAGMGSRYGGLKQLDPMGPHGETVLDYSVFDALRGGFKKVVFVIRRDFEEEFKSKVGSKFDQKVTVEYAFQSLDDLPAGFTVPEGRVKPWGTTQAVLAAESKIDGPFAMINADDFYGRDAFAKLAANLGTLHPKDGKTQYSMVGFQLRKTLSEHGSVSRGVCTSKDGKLTTVTEMTKIFKTPTGASNQEDPQNPVELSGDELVSMNFWGFTTDLFPQLHIAFEDFLKQHGEDPKSESYIPKVVDALIQSGQAEVEVLETTSSWFGITYPEDKNVVVESIKQLTDNGEYPSPLWA; from the coding sequence ATGAGCGAACCAACCCTACTCATCCTCGCAGCCGGAATGGGCAGCCGATACGGCGGCCTCAAACAACTTGATCCCATGGGACCCCACGGCGAAACCGTGCTGGACTATTCTGTGTTCGACGCCCTGCGCGGTGGTTTCAAAAAAGTCGTGTTTGTGATCCGGCGTGACTTCGAAGAAGAATTCAAGAGCAAAGTCGGCAGCAAATTCGACCAAAAAGTCACGGTCGAATACGCCTTCCAAAGCCTCGACGACCTTCCTGCTGGCTTCACCGTCCCCGAAGGCCGCGTCAAACCTTGGGGAACCACCCAGGCCGTGCTCGCCGCCGAATCAAAAATCGACGGCCCTTTTGCCATGATCAACGCCGACGATTTTTACGGTCGCGACGCCTTTGCGAAACTCGCCGCCAATCTCGGCACGCTCCATCCCAAGGACGGCAAGACGCAATACTCCATGGTTGGCTTTCAGCTGAGAAAAACCCTTTCCGAACACGGCAGCGTGTCCCGTGGCGTCTGCACCAGCAAAGACGGCAAACTCACCACGGTCACTGAAATGACCAAAATCTTCAAAACCCCCACCGGTGCGAGCAACCAGGAAGATCCGCAAAATCCGGTCGAACTTTCCGGCGACGAACTCGTCAGCATGAACTTCTGGGGTTTTACCACCGACCTTTTCCCCCAGCTTCATATCGCCTTTGAAGACTTCCTCAAGCAACACGGTGAAGACCCCAAATCCGAGAGCTACATTCCCAAAGTGGTCGACGCACTGATCCAATCCGGTCAAGCCGAAGTCGAAGTGCTTGAAACCACCAGTTCATGGTTTGGTATTACCTATCCCGAAGACAAAAACGTGGTGGTCGAGAGCATCAAACAGCTCACCGACAACGGCGAATATCCAAGTCCTCTCTGGGCCTAG
- the tsaB gene encoding tRNA (adenosine(37)-N6)-threonylcarbamoyltransferase complex dimerization subunit type 1 TsaB translates to MDTSTARGEVAVVRGGETLLVAGFESERSHNAQMFSPLREALEAAGDDLGLIVVGTGPGSYTGVRIGIAAAQGLAWSRGVPVVGISSLLAPVSGSDKASFVMCGDARRGLFYWARVVDGAMVGEIESVPEAEFRAKRAELSEVPWFSFESKVPGGLEGVELARPSALSLARLGRKLGEGEKGRLTAQVLEPVYLSAPFVTAKKVS, encoded by the coding sequence ATGGATACTTCCACGGCGCGTGGCGAAGTGGCGGTGGTGCGCGGTGGTGAGACGCTGCTGGTGGCAGGTTTTGAATCGGAGCGATCGCACAACGCGCAGATGTTTTCGCCGTTGAGAGAAGCGTTGGAGGCGGCAGGCGATGATCTGGGGTTGATCGTGGTGGGAACGGGACCCGGCTCTTACACGGGGGTGCGAATTGGCATTGCGGCAGCGCAGGGATTGGCCTGGTCGCGCGGGGTGCCGGTGGTGGGGATTTCCAGTTTGCTGGCCCCGGTGTCGGGCTCGGACAAGGCAAGTTTTGTGATGTGCGGCGATGCGCGGCGGGGTCTCTTTTACTGGGCGAGGGTGGTGGATGGAGCGATGGTGGGCGAAATTGAGTCGGTGCCGGAGGCTGAGTTTCGGGCGAAGCGGGCTGAGTTGAGCGAGGTGCCTTGGTTCAGTTTTGAAAGCAAGGTGCCCGGCGGTCTTGAGGGGGTAGAGTTGGCGAGACCGTCAGCTTTGTCGTTGGCGAGGCTGGGGCGGAAGTTGGGTGAGGGGGAGAAGGGGAGGTTGACGGCGCAGGTGCTGGAGCCTGTGTATTTAAGTGCGCCTTTTGTGACGGCGAAGAAAGTGTCTTAG
- the tsaE gene encoding tRNA (adenosine(37)-N6)-threonylcarbamoyltransferase complex ATPase subunit type 1 TsaE → MIFRSVEETVAWGESLAGSLVAGEVVALVGNLGAGKTHAVKGIVAGMGSKAQVSSPTFTLVHEYDDGRLPVFHFDFYRLDQPGEVIGIGWDDYLDAGGVVVVEWADRFADLLPEGTKWFEFSIREDGSREVVVGTRKEG, encoded by the coding sequence ATGATTTTTCGTTCGGTTGAAGAGACGGTTGCGTGGGGCGAGTCGCTGGCGGGTTCGCTGGTGGCGGGGGAGGTGGTGGCGCTGGTGGGAAATTTGGGGGCGGGGAAAACGCATGCCGTGAAGGGGATCGTGGCGGGGATGGGATCAAAGGCGCAGGTGAGCAGTCCGACTTTTACCTTGGTGCATGAGTATGATGACGGGCGGCTGCCGGTGTTCCATTTTGATTTTTATCGTCTGGATCAGCCAGGCGAGGTGATCGGCATTGGTTGGGACGATTATCTGGATGCCGGCGGCGTGGTGGTGGTGGAGTGGGCGGACCGGTTTGCGGATTTGCTGCCGGAGGGGACAAAGTGGTTTGAGTTTTCGATCCGTGAAGATGGCAGTCGCGAAGTGGTGGTCGGCACAAGGAAAGAGGGATGA
- a CDS encoding thiamine-phosphate kinase, producing the protein MTSETVMEIGEDALIGRVTDGLWTGDGVVIGPGDDCAVVKASGSDWWNLLKTDAVVEGVHFLQETDSEKVGWKAMARVVSDIGAMGGAPLFALVTLMVPKTCEVAYVEGLYAGLKRCAERFGVSVVGGETTSGPVVMISVALTGRVRPRFCVRRDGAKAGDAIYVTGRLGGSIRGHHLTFEPRAEQGRWLAENFKPHAMMDLSDGLAKDLPRMGRVSGGLGCVLDEERLPVNEGCSVDEALNDGEDYELLLAVSPRRQMRLEEAWRERFPELELTCIGKFFKGTDKMPLEKSSGGWDHFSS; encoded by the coding sequence ATGACGAGTGAGACGGTGATGGAAATTGGTGAGGATGCGTTGATAGGGCGCGTGACGGACGGTTTGTGGACAGGTGACGGAGTGGTGATCGGGCCGGGGGATGATTGCGCGGTGGTGAAGGCGTCAGGGAGTGATTGGTGGAACTTGTTGAAGACCGACGCGGTGGTGGAGGGGGTGCATTTTTTGCAGGAGACGGATTCCGAAAAAGTGGGCTGGAAGGCGATGGCGCGGGTGGTGAGTGATATTGGAGCGATGGGAGGGGCACCGTTGTTTGCGTTGGTGACTCTGATGGTGCCGAAGACTTGCGAGGTGGCTTATGTCGAGGGGCTTTATGCGGGGTTGAAGCGATGCGCGGAGCGTTTTGGCGTGAGTGTGGTGGGTGGCGAGACGACGAGTGGTCCGGTAGTGATGATTTCGGTGGCGCTGACCGGACGGGTGAGGCCGCGATTTTGTGTGCGCCGGGATGGAGCGAAGGCGGGGGATGCCATTTATGTGACGGGTCGGCTGGGGGGATCGATTCGCGGTCATCATTTGACTTTTGAGCCGAGAGCGGAGCAGGGTCGGTGGCTGGCGGAGAACTTCAAACCGCATGCGATGATGGATTTGAGCGATGGGCTGGCGAAAGATTTGCCGAGGATGGGACGGGTATCGGGCGGATTGGGATGTGTGCTTGACGAAGAGCGGTTGCCGGTGAACGAAGGGTGTTCGGTGGACGAAGCATTGAATGACGGGGAGGACTACGAGCTGCTGCTTGCAGTGTCGCCGCGTAGGCAGATGCGGCTTGAGGAGGCCTGGCGGGAACGGTTTCCGGAATTGGAGCTGACTTGTATCGGCAAGTTTTTTAAGGGGACAGACAAGATGCCGCTTGAGAAATCATCGGGAGGTTGGGATCATTTCAGCTCATGA
- a CDS encoding CPBP family intramembrane glutamic endopeptidase translates to MSPELTQAVLLDVLLIAALALSMALVIYTWVGVRTGISWIGDGNVLARPYGIPDAAVALGLVALFGWMVSASARGPEETMEMESFAIGMFVGSMFFLLLGLMLVAYMSVLRGMNPTEMFGLRSISVKSAFGLAAVWIVGVVVVMALIVAAVYAVALGGQLPDESPQEVVEMFRKMDGWMMRGLVVIAAVLVAPLTEELIFRGFLYGVTKRFTERWFAVLLTALLFATVHNHVGSLLPLFLLGVGFAVAYEATGSLLVPIFMHMIFNGFNVVRMIMMGGE, encoded by the coding sequence ATGTCGCCGGAACTGACCCAGGCTGTTTTGTTGGATGTGCTGCTGATCGCGGCGCTGGCACTGTCGATGGCGCTGGTGATCTACACGTGGGTCGGGGTGCGCACGGGTATCAGTTGGATCGGGGATGGCAATGTGCTGGCGAGGCCTTATGGGATTCCGGATGCGGCGGTGGCGCTGGGATTGGTGGCGTTGTTTGGCTGGATGGTTTCGGCTTCGGCGAGGGGGCCGGAAGAGACGATGGAGATGGAATCGTTTGCGATAGGGATGTTTGTGGGGTCGATGTTTTTCCTGCTGCTGGGGCTGATGCTGGTGGCTTACATGTCGGTGTTGCGGGGGATGAATCCGACGGAGATGTTTGGGCTGCGGTCGATTTCGGTGAAGTCGGCGTTTGGTCTGGCGGCGGTTTGGATAGTAGGCGTGGTGGTGGTGATGGCGTTGATCGTGGCGGCGGTGTATGCAGTGGCACTGGGGGGACAGCTGCCGGATGAGAGTCCGCAGGAGGTGGTGGAAATGTTCCGCAAAATGGACGGCTGGATGATGCGCGGGTTGGTGGTGATTGCAGCAGTTCTGGTGGCACCGTTGACGGAGGAATTGATTTTTCGGGGGTTTCTTTACGGGGTGACGAAGCGGTTCACGGAGCGCTGGTTTGCGGTGTTGCTGACGGCGTTGTTGTTTGCGACGGTGCACAATCATGTGGGCAGTTTGCTGCCGCTGTTTTTGTTGGGAGTGGGGTTTGCGGTGGCTTATGAAGCGACGGGAAGTTTGCTGGTGCCGATCTTCATGCACATGATTTTTAACGGGTTCAATGTGGTGCGAATGATCATGATGGGAGGGGAATGA
- the sppA gene encoding signal peptide peptidase SppA has product MKNKGLGCLVVLLVFILLVSMGVNFLQFASAAGLGGSTPGFVMPKEKFSEKLEKEGEFNTKDKIVQLDLDGIITSSSEDGMFGSAGLTPGAVRRALDQAVADVSVKAIVLKVNTPGGEVTASDTIYHAVKEAAKVKPVVVYMDSMATSGGYYLSCGATRVVANETTLTGSIGVIIQTLNYSQAFGKVGLESLTFVSGNFKDSLSGSRPMRDDEKAYVQNLVMQMYDKFVGIVAEARKVDVNVLKSTVADGRVVTGKEALESKLVDELGYIEDAYRVAKELGQAPDAMVVRYESSPSFLQIFGGLGSAQARGQSNTITLDVSERLLPRLEAGRMYLLPSHMAP; this is encoded by the coding sequence ATGAAAAACAAGGGCCTCGGATGTCTGGTGGTGCTGCTGGTATTTATTTTACTGGTGAGTATGGGCGTGAACTTTTTGCAGTTTGCTTCGGCGGCTGGATTGGGGGGATCGACTCCTGGGTTTGTCATGCCAAAAGAGAAGTTCAGCGAAAAGTTGGAGAAGGAGGGGGAGTTCAATACCAAGGACAAGATTGTGCAGCTTGATCTGGATGGGATCATCACCAGCTCCAGCGAGGACGGGATGTTTGGCAGCGCGGGATTGACGCCAGGGGCGGTGCGACGGGCGCTGGATCAGGCGGTGGCGGATGTCTCGGTGAAGGCGATCGTGTTGAAGGTGAATACGCCCGGGGGTGAGGTGACGGCTTCCGATACGATTTATCATGCGGTGAAGGAGGCGGCAAAGGTGAAGCCGGTGGTGGTGTATATGGATTCGATGGCGACGTCGGGCGGTTACTACCTTAGCTGCGGAGCGACGCGGGTGGTGGCGAATGAGACGACGTTGACGGGGAGCATTGGCGTCATTATTCAGACGTTGAACTACAGTCAGGCGTTTGGAAAAGTGGGGCTGGAGAGTCTGACTTTTGTGAGTGGCAATTTTAAGGATTCGCTGAGTGGATCGAGGCCGATGCGCGATGACGAAAAAGCCTATGTGCAGAATCTGGTGATGCAGATGTATGACAAGTTTGTGGGGATCGTGGCGGAGGCGCGCAAGGTGGATGTGAATGTATTGAAGAGCACGGTGGCGGACGGTCGGGTGGTGACGGGCAAGGAGGCGCTGGAGAGCAAGCTGGTGGATGAACTGGGATACATTGAGGACGCGTATCGGGTGGCGAAGGAACTGGGGCAGGCTCCTGATGCAATGGTGGTGAGGTATGAGAGTTCGCCGTCGTTCCTGCAGATTTTCGGTGGGTTGGGATCGGCGCAGGCGCGGGGACAATCTAATACCATCACCCTGGATGTGAGCGAACGGCTGTTGCCGAGGTTGGAGGCAGGACGGATGTATCTGCTGCCTTCGCACATGGCTCCTTAA
- a CDS encoding TIGR00730 family Rossman fold protein, with the protein MRVCVYCGSNFGSKPVFREVAEEVGGLLAGRGLGLVYGGGSVGLMGTVADATLAGNGEVIGVIPHKLVELEKEHRGLTKLIEVETMHERKRLMMDHADGFLVLPGGYGTLEELFEVVAWLQLGFHTKPVCLLNVEGYYDPMLVMLDRMVEGGLLLPEHRALMNVAATAVEAVDLLEELMGEGGGKREKVGKWL; encoded by the coding sequence ATGCGAGTCTGTGTTTATTGCGGGTCAAATTTTGGATCGAAGCCGGTGTTTCGTGAGGTGGCGGAAGAGGTGGGCGGTTTGCTGGCGGGTCGTGGGCTGGGACTGGTTTACGGAGGGGGCAGTGTGGGATTGATGGGGACGGTGGCGGATGCGACGCTGGCAGGTAACGGGGAAGTGATCGGAGTGATTCCGCACAAATTGGTGGAACTGGAGAAGGAGCATCGTGGATTGACGAAGCTGATCGAGGTGGAGACGATGCATGAGCGCAAGCGGTTGATGATGGATCATGCGGATGGGTTTTTGGTGTTGCCGGGCGGGTATGGCACGCTGGAGGAGTTGTTTGAGGTGGTGGCGTGGCTGCAGTTGGGGTTTCACACGAAGCCGGTGTGCCTTTTGAATGTGGAGGGTTATTATGATCCGATGCTGGTGATGCTGGACCGGATGGTGGAGGGCGGACTTTTATTGCCGGAGCATCGGGCGTTGATGAATGTCGCGGCGACGGCGGTGGAGGCGGTGGATTTGTTGGAGGAATTGATGGGAGAGGGTGGCGGCAAAAGGGAGAAGGTGGGCAAGTGGTTGTAG